A window of Syngnathus acus chromosome 17, fSynAcu1.2, whole genome shotgun sequence genomic DNA:
AAATGTCATTTACATAAAAATGGGATATGCAAACATCCATTAAAAACACCACATCTGTACAGCCTCCGGGTGCTTGCATATTCATTTGTCAGTACTTacatacaatatatatttgtacacGCGTAGCTTGTTAATAAGTTCATCTCAGGTTTTCCTTTTCACCGGCGCGATTTTGACATCCTTGCGTGCACCCACACCGCGTCGCTGCAGCGTGACCACGTCGTCCTCCGCCGTCTGCTGCTTGGCGAAGTTGacaaacacctgcaggtgtcacacacacacacacacacgcgcacacacacacacacgctacaTTATTGCTATAATTCAATACATAAAACCAAacataaacaacacaaaatgatcacactcacacaaaaggtaccgtattttccggactataaggcgcaccggactataaggcgcaccttcaatgaacggcccattttaaaactttgtccttatataaggcgcaccggactataaggcgcaccattaatgcatcatgtcagatttttaatccaaatcaaatcattctccattttatctttatttcaacttcagacttaacaaattactttataatcacaaaataataatccagtctttttgattcatgattcatagtcttcagcgggccacttatgattgatttcatgacacaatgcttcgggccagtttcaatttaggaatttggtccatatataaggcgcaccagactataaggcgcactgtcggcttttgagaaaattttaggtttttaggtgcgccttatagtccggaaaatacgggaCACAAAACACAACGGTAGAGTACACAAAAGGTACTTACCTGGTCTAGCGTGGTCTGCGAGACGGAATAGTCCTGAATGCCGAGTCGCTCCTTGTTGGAGACGACCAGCTGGAAGATCCTGGCCAGCGAGGATGAGGCGATGTGGTACTGTAGCGTGTTGTAATGTTTCTCGCGCCGCACGCACGCCGGGAAGCTGCTCTCCATGAATGCCTCCACGGGCTCCAGGTCAGGAGGCGCACCCGCTTTTGCCGCCTTCAGCTTCATAGTCAGCACGTAGCCGTCCCCGAATCTGCGCAAAGGAGATGTCGCCCATTGATTTATTCTCCATAGCAACAAGTGTCAAATGGCATCACTGGTTGTCTTACTTGTATTTGAGGTGCTGGATGGTACCCAGACACTTGAAGGTGCCGTTGACCATGATGGCGAGTCGCGTGCACAGAGCCTCGCACTCCTCCATGCTGGTGGACACGAAACAGAGAGCTAAAAACAAACTGAgataatgtggttgcacaagtgttcACACCCTTGTATAACAGCAATGTGGCTGTGCTCAGAATTGCATTTTCATGTTAAATGGGAATCAGTCCACACGTCAGTATTTAAAGAGCCTATAATTAacctgagatttttttgctttctagcATAAGCCGTAAGATTTTGTGCCAAAAATGACTAGTATTCCCTCCGCCTTGTCCACGCTATCACGTCTTCATGTTAACATGTGATCAACGACATCATCCAACCTGTGCGACGTCAGCACGACAGCCCGCCCGTCACGGATGACACTCAAAATGGCGTTCCACAGGAAGCGGCGGGAATGCGGGTCCATCCCTGTGGTGGGCTCATCCTGAAAGTCAAAGATTTGCACAGCTGGAGAAGCACGCAGTGATGCATATAAATAATTCCAAGGAGCCGAGTGGCTGACTCACCAAAAGAACTAACGCCGGGCAACCGATCATGGCGATGGCGGTGGACAGTTTGCGTTTGTTGCCACCGCTGTAGGTGCCGGCGCAGCGGCCGGCGTACTCCGACAAGCCCAACTTCTGGATGCCCCACTCTGCCACCTAAAGCAGGGGAGGGtgggattattattattaatattaccACAAAGCCCTGCTGCTCAAGGAGGATCAGGAGCAAGACATAGCAAAAAATCTAGACATAATTGACACTGTCCCAAAgtggttttaattttgttcacGGAGAGATCTCAACTTCTCTGGGCTCATCAGTACAGCACTAATATTGTGGCAAGGTCCTCCTTACCCTGGGGATCTCATCCTCGGGCACCCCCCTGAGGCGGGCGTACAGGTACAGGTGCTCCCTGCCCGTCAGCAACTCATCAATGGCATCGAACTGCGGACAGTATCCCATATTCTGGTGCACGTCCAGAATTTCTTTCAGGATGCTGtgacacaacatgacaagttaCACCCTCGAcactcatttttcttcttttttgctggctttgacgtttaaatgtgacttttaCCCTTACAGAATGTTAATGAgggaaaggaagaaaaatgttgGCCCAAAGCCATTTGCAGCGTCTCCACaaccatttgttttcatttaatgtATTCACGTTCATATTTGTAGTTATTACGATTAATCACACTCATATTTCAATTAGTGTGACCTTATAACGTGCTGGATGGCTTCCCAAAAATGGAAATTTGAATCGGAATAATCATCAACAATGGGAGGACTCCGTACATCCATGACTGTGGAAACCAATTTAAGATTTTTCTAACTTAACATAAAGTCAAATCCAAatttaaagatatttttaaaacttaTCCCTTTACCATAAGATGCTTACGATAACCTAAAGCCCATCCTAAGCTGAAGGTTTGTGGTTTTATACCTGTAACCAACCACAGTAGCATCCCCGGAGCTGACGTCAGTGTCGCCTGTCAACATTTTGAAGGTGGTCGTCTTGCCGGCGCCGTTGACGCCTAAAAGTCCAAAACACTGAGAAGGCAAAAAGAACGTCAGCTCATTTGCTAAATGATTATAGTCGACTATTTCATGTTACCCGATAATATTCGTTCATTAATTCATTTCATTACTGTGTATTTTTTCTATGTACAGAACTCTGCCTCAGTTGTCTTGAGTTTAGATGGTGTTgcctaccaaaaaaaacaaaaaaaaaaaaacagcaagctCACCTCACCGGCGGGAACACCCACACAGATCCCATCAACAGCCACCCTTTTGCTGCCCACATAAGTCTGTGAGAAGcaaagaaatagaaataaacaaaagcactGACTTTGTTTTTACTCGTACTTTTAGCATTAAGTTGCAAGAAAATCCTCCACTGCTGACCTTGGTGAGGTCTTGGATCTGCAGGATGTCCGACTTGCTGCCGCCATCGTAGATTCTTCGTCGCTCGCATGCCACGTCATCGTCCTCGTCTGCCGCCGGGCTACGTTTCCTGTCTGATAACCTGCAAAGACGTTAAAATtgtttctatttaaaaaaaaaaattcattggAAACAACTGTGTAGTCATGATGATGTGTTACCAGTGGTCCAAGAAGAAGCGGTACTGGATGAGGAGGTTGAAAGCAAAGAAGATAAAACCTTCCGCCGCCATAAAGCAAACGTTCCGCCCAATAAAGTCCCATCGGAAGgggttgtctgtgtgctccTCACCTGCCCAAAACACAATCATCAGACAGGGAAGATTACGACTCAAGTCACGTGCGTAAAAAAACGTGATTACCGAAACGGGCGTAGACGTCGGTGACCGCCTGGTTCATGGCCATGTCGATAAGGCCGCGACCCAGACAGAAGTGAGGAAAGACCAGCAGGCCTTTCTTCAGCCACTTGTTGAACATCAGCAGCGACTGATGACACACCCAGACCCGAAAAGTTAGCTAGAGAACTTTTGACCCTGACACATTTATGACAAACCCAACGTGACTGTCCTTACCCGGTTGTTTTCGAAGAGCTCCAGGATGAAAGTGACAGCGCTGCTGTTGATGCCGATGAACAGGTTGATGCAGGACAGCGACACGTAGGCAGTGCTCGGGATGTTGAACAGGTACGACATGGGGTACATCATGGGCGTCACGGACCACCTGAATGTGCACACCAATAGTTCTGTCAGGTCCTTCTGAAGCATGAgtagttttacttttttatagTTTTTGAATACAATGGTAATAATGTTACCCATAGAGCAGGAGCAGAGCTACAAGGGCAGGCAGGTTGGCTGGGGACGTGTAGCACTTTTTGTCAAATGCCACGAAGATGACGACCACCATGGCAGCGCTGATGGAGTAGTTCACCTGgatgaaacatgaaaaataaaaatagagcaATAATCCCTCAAACTGTTAGGTGTAGCTTCCCCCTCACCATGTCCCAGAAGAAGTTGGACAGCCAGTAGATAAAAGGGCTAACGCCACTGACAAACTGCAGGTGCTTGGCTTGGCTGGCACGCTCCTGGATTAGGTAGAGGACAAAACTGGCCGGGATGAAGGACATGGCGAAGATTACGCAGATGGCCACCACCGCGTTCACTGATGTGGTCAGTCTAACGGGAGCAAATGAGCCCAAATTGTCAAATTTGCAACTGCCGGCATTCGATTGAGCTCTTGTGTGTCTCGGGCTCAGCACTCACACAGTGACCTCGGAAAGCTGCTCCTTGGTGAGGTTTAGTGGGTGGTTGAGGGCGGTGATGCCAAACTCGATGGGCTTGGCACTAGTGGGCAAGAACGCCCGCAGGATGGCGTTGTTGGCGACATTCATGAAGGCCACCATGGCATGCCAGCCTTTGTTGTTGTACCACACCTGCCAGGGAAgaaccatttttttgttactgGTGTGCTCCATTTATGACCGTAATTCCTCAAATAGCGCCCACCTTTACGTTAAATTCACTCTCCATATATCGTAGGAAAGGTCCGAGCTCCCGCAGTGCCACTCTGGAATGTGGACCCTGCCAGAGGACATTTTTGATGAGCAGGCTTGGAGGAGGTCAAACGACGCGCTAACGGCTCAACTAATGGCGGTACTCGTTACCGCCGTGATGTTGAGCATTCGCCCCAGTTGACGGAAAACGTTTTCAATGTCTCTGGGCTCCACATCCAGGATAGGAAGCTGTCCTCCGATGGACAGGCCACCATATCTGAGGAGAGACTCCATTCATTTGGGACACGTGGTActatggattttattttggacCTTACCTTTGTTCATTGACCCAGTATTTGCTCTTCAAACTGTGAAATGAATCAGAGAGAAATGAGACATTTACATTAGCCAAGTAATATAGCAATGCAACATTTGACTTCCAGTATCGGAATGCATAGAGCTGAgaattcaaacgtagcatcaAAGGCAAAATTGCACATTCACCTTGTTCTGATGACACTTGGGTAAGTTTTGACTAAGAAGTCCGAGATGTTGCGCTCAGTCAGATCCATCAAGGTGTCCCCCGTGGCTTCCAAGCGTTGCACGGGCGGGAGGCCTCCGGCACCAGCGGGGCAGATGGGCATCATGGTTAgctttctgctgctgctgcacaggCAGGAGGGTGACGGGTTCCTCTGGTTCCACTCCGGACTCTGCAGGATGTTGCTCGTCACGGCATCCACGTCGGGACGTTGCCACTCGGACGGCTCGTGGTCGCAAGGCAGCCTGGATGGCAAGTGAAAGATGGAAAAATGCCCAAACTCCAACTTTTATTTGATTCTTATCAGTTTACCGCCAACACCAGCCTCCTCTGTGCTACTCACCCCAGTGGTTCCCCTTGCATGCATCGGGTTCCGAGACCCGGTTGCCTTAAGAAGCGTTCTACGAAGTGCCTCATGGTCGGGTCCAAGGGTTTCTCATTACTGCGTTGGAAAGACAACCATGAATAAGGTCATTGCGGTATTCGAGCAGACCGTCTCAGAAGAACAAATGTGACGTCACATGGCAGGCAACCTGAAGAAGAAGACTTGCGGTCCGTACATCCAGGGGCTCAACGTCAGGCTGGGGTACTCTCCAAAGGGTGGAACGATGGTGGTGAAGATGAGCGCTATGAGGATGAAGCTGGCAGGTAGGACAATCTGAACCAtcatagaaaaaaacatcaaaccaCATCAAATCTAAAATGACAAACCAAACCACTTTTAATCCAGATTCACGTCCGTTTTGTAACTGAAAGACTAAATTCAGAATCTGATCTAGATTACTTTTTatattgcacacaaaaaaaagtggattttgatggaaataagGCCAAAAGACCATATTGTACCTGCGCCACAAAGTCTTTGCGGCTTCGAATGGCATGATGAAATCTCTTGACAAGTAGTGCATGAAACTGCTTCAGGATCAGCGAGGCTCCTTTCACCTGCCTTGAGCCTTTGCCAGCGCTGCAGTCTGACGCGGCGTGCAGCGTAACGCTGTTAGCTTGCATGGCATCGTAGCGCTCTGTGgttgacacacatgcacagcgcttaaaaaaacatttactaaATATGAACTAGCGATGCAGCGAGGAAGCAATAAACTGGAAGGAGCAGAACTCGGGGTAGCTGATGGCTACAAATCATTAGCCAAATAGCATCATTGCCTAAGTCATTTTTTATCTtactgttatttaaaaaagctAGGTGGTAAAATCCAATAAAAGCGTCACTTGTCCCATGTCTGACCTTCATCTACTCCCGcttcctttttccttctctGCAACATCCAGTCTTCTACAGGTAAGAAGTGACATGGGGAAGAACACAGgtgacaaacacacaacacgTGTGACGTTGGAGGGCTAGGACACGTGGGAGGGAGGTGTTGATCATTACCAGCGGTGGCGGGATTGCTCGCTAATGCCTCGCCATCTGCTGTCACCTTTAGGAAGATCTGCAAAGGTTGTACATTCAtgaaaaagattaaaatacaaatttactaactgtgttttttgttttcctgttgAACATGAGCTCCATTCATAAGGCAGGTGTACCTCCTCCAGGGATGTGTCGGATATGCCAAAGCTGCTGAGGCCCATGTCGGCGAGGGTCTCCTCCAGCTCCCTGAAGAGGCTGGCGTAGGCGCGGTGCTTGAAGCACCGACTGGGCAGCAGGAAGGTGAGCTCTTGACCGATGGCTTCGATGAGCTTGGCGTCGGGGACGTGGTGGTGGATGAGGCCGCTGATGCTCTCCAGGTTCCCTGCGGACATCACAGACGGGCTTAAGGTGAGGCATTTTGATGGTTTGGTGACACTTGGATCTCACCCTCGAGGACCCGTTCGGCTGTCAGGCACAGGTTTTGGGACTGATCCTTGTGTCTGGTGCAAATGGAGCAGGTGCAGGAACAGTCGGAGGCACAGTCACAGTCGTTCTGGCGCAAGAAGACAAATCATTCACAACGTTTTTCatagctttttaaaatgttctgatctaatacaaatatttcaaaatatatatattttaattttacacGGAATATACAAATCTGCATTGAAAAGCTCACCTCTTTCTTCTTGAGGTCCTTTATGCGGCGCACCAGGGTCAGGTAGAAGCCGGCACCAAAGCAGTTCTTGAGGAAGAGCGGTGAGccgcagcagtgcagctggccCTTGGAGATGATGGCGATGCGGTCGCTCAGTAGGTCGGCTTCGTCCATGTGGTGTGTGGACAGGATCACCGTGCGACCTGCACAGCATTCCGTTAACATAAGAAGACAAAATCCTGTTCAACGTAACTTGATCTGTTTGTACCGGATCTGTATTTCAACAGGAGGTCCCATATAGACCTCCTGGAATAAGGATCCACGCCGGAAGTGGGCTCGTCCAGGAT
This region includes:
- the LOC119137577 gene encoding retinal-specific phospholipid-transporting ATPase ABCA4-like isoform X1; translation: MKTGSQIRLLLWKNWTLRKRQKIRFLVELLWPVLLFVGLVWLRKANPLYQQHECHFPNKAMPSAGVLPWIQGIFCNANNPCFRHPTRGESPGVVSNYNNSILSRFYTDILEMFSDTEVHQLRRMWHEVSAFSDFMDTLRNNPGGVSGRGLKIEDILKDDELLTAFLLRDAELPQSVVYQLTNAEIRIEQFASGIPDLQLKDIACSQALLERFIIFPSRHGLHSVRNAMCALSQQRLQKIEDALYANVDFFKIFQLLPRIMDGSSEGVDLRQWGRVLRASSERIRELMQRNNSRALIKAVTSLFGDGGPASFSELTASTSSLFCGYPEGGGARVLSFNWYEDNNYKVFLGVNNSRARDTYVYDYTTTGFCNSLMETLESNPVTKVVWNSVKPLLMGKILYTPDSPAVRKILKSANTTFEELERLRNIAKMWEEVGPQLWAFFHNSVQMNVIRDTLANPTVMNFVDTSLEDANVTTRDILNFLYSGSEEWRQAGMSGFDWRNIFNVTDQIMHTINRYAECITLDKFVAYTDESQMIHQALYLLEENKFWAGVVFADIYPWTTSLPPHVKYKIRMDIDAVERTNKVKDRYWDPGPRADPVEDQRYIWGGFAYLQDMIEHGIIKVHTGHDWPLGVYVQQMPYPCYVDDLFMITLNRCFPMFMVLAWIYSVSMTVKSIVLEKELRLKETLKAMGVANGVLWCTWFIDSFVTMAASTMLLTSIIVGGKVLNYSDPVLVYLFLLTFTVATIMQCFLMSVFFNKANLAAACSGVLYFTLYLPHVLCFAWQDRLTVNIKMAASLLSQVAFGFGTEYLSRYEEQGVGLQWDNIQTSPLEKDNYSFLTSIFMMALDAILYGILAWYLDNVFPGQYGIGRPFYFPLQPSYWHKSSSAAAATDDLVAPEADNAEKDPENGGTPAHTVNTCNGSASRKTCKHQSKRERLEKEKERLRLQEEQEEKEEEENASGRQEGLLLFEPDPLGLELGVCIQELVKVFPGGSRPAVDRLSLNFYEGQITSFLGHNGAGKTTTLSILTGLFPPTSGSAYIYGRDIRTDMDTVRSSLGMCPQYNILFNHLTVEEHILFYSLLKGRTHAEAQKEVEDMLVDLGLPHKREDEAQNLSGGMQRKLSVAMAFVGGSKVVILDEPTSGVDPYSRRSIWDLLLKYRSGRTVILSTHHMDEADLLSDRIAIISKGQLHCCGSPLFLKNCFGAGFYLTLVRRIKDLKKKENDCDCASDCSCTCSICTRHKDQSQNLCLTAERVLEGNLESISGLIHHHVPDAKLIEAIGQELTFLLPSRCFKHRAYASLFRELEETLADMGLSSFGISDTSLEEIFLKVTADGEALASNPATAGNDQHLPPTCPSPPTSHVLCVCHLCSSPCHFLPVEDWMLQRRKKEAGVDEERYDAMQANSVTLHAASDCSAGKGSRQVKGASLILKQFHALLVKRFHHAIRSRKDFVAQIVLPASFILIALIFTTIVPPFGEYPSLTLSPWMYGPQVFFFSNEKPLDPTMRHFVERFLRQPGLGTRCMQGEPLGLPCDHEPSEWQRPDVDAVTSNILQSPEWNQRNPSPSCLCSSSRKLTMMPICPAGAGGLPPVQRLEATGDTLMDLTERNISDFLVKTYPSVIRTSLKSKYWVNEQRYGGLSIGGQLPILDVEPRDIENVFRQLGRMLNITAGPHSRVALRELGPFLRYMESEFNVKVWYNNKGWHAMVAFMNVANNAILRAFLPTSAKPIEFGITALNHPLNLTKEQLSEVTVLTTSVNAVVAICVIFAMSFIPASFVLYLIQERASQAKHLQFVSGVSPFIYWLSNFFWDMVNYSISAAMVVVIFVAFDKKCYTSPANLPALVALLLLYGWSVTPMMYPMSYLFNIPSTAYVSLSCINLFIGINSSAVTFILELFENNRSLLMFNKWLKKGLLVFPHFCLGRGLIDMAMNQAVTDVYARFGEEHTDNPFRWDFIGRNVCFMAAEGFIFFAFNLLIQYRFFLDHWLSDRKRSPAADEDDDVACERRRIYDGGSKSDILQIQDLTKTYVGSKRVAVDGICVGVPAGECFGLLGVNGAGKTTTFKMLTGDTDVSSGDATVVGYSILKEILDVHQNMGYCPQFDAIDELLTGREHLYLYARLRGVPEDEIPRVAEWGIQKLGLSEYAGRCAGTYSGGNKRKLSTAIAMIGCPALVLLDEPTTGMDPHSRRFLWNAILSVIRDGRAVVLTSHSMEECEALCTRLAIMVNGTFKCLGTIQHLKYKFGDGYVLTMKLKAAKAGAPPDLEPVEAFMESSFPACVRREKHYNTLQYHIASSSLARIFQLVVSNKERLGIQDYSVSQTTLDQVFVNFAKQQTAEDDVVTLQRRGVGARKDVKIAPVKRKT
- the LOC119137577 gene encoding retinal-specific phospholipid-transporting ATPase ABCA4-like isoform X2, which encodes MKTGSQIRLLLWKNWTLRKRQKIRFLVELLWPVLLFVGLVWLRKANPLYQQHECHFPNKAMPSAGVLPWIQGIFCNANNPCFRHPTRGESPGVVSNYNNSILSRFYTDILEMFSDTEVHQLRRMWHEVSAFSDFMDTLRNNPGGVSGRGLKIEDILKDDELLTAFLLRDAELPQSVVYQLTNAEIRIEQFASGIPDLQLKDIACSQALLERFIIFPSRHGLHSVRNAMCALSQQRLQKIEDALYANVDFFKIFQLLPRIMDGSSEGVDLRQWGRVLRASSERIRELMQRNNSRALIKAVTSLFGDGGPASFSELTASTSSLFCGYPEGGGARVLSFNWYEDNNYKVFLGVNNSRARDTYVYDYTTTGFCNSLMETLESNPVTKVVWNSVKPLLMGKILYTPDSPAVRKILKSANTTFEELERLRNIAKMWEEVGPQLWAFFHNSVQMNVIRDTLANPTVMNFVDTSLEDANVTTRDILNFLYSGSEEWRQAGMSGFDWRNIFNVTDQIMHTINRYAECITLDKFVAYTDESQMIHQALYLLEENKFWAGVVFADIYPWTTSLPPHVKYKIRMDIDAVERTNKVKDRYWDPGPRADPVEDQRYIWGGFAYLQDMIEHGIIKVHTGHDWPLGVYVQQMPYPCYVDDLFMITLNRCFPMFMVLAWIYSVSMTVKSIVLEKELRLKETLKAMGVANGVLWCTWFIDSFVTMAASTMLLTSIIVGGKVLNYSDPVLVYLFLLTFTVATIMQCFLMSVFFNKANLAAACSGVLYFTLYLPHVLCFAWQDRLTVNIKMAASLLSQVAFGFGTEYLSRYEEQGVGLQWDNIQTSPLEKDNYSFLTSIFMMALDAILYGILAWYLDNVFPGQYGIGRPFYFPLQPSYWHKSSSAAAATDDLVAPEADNAEKDPENGGTPAHTVNTCNGSASRKTCKHQSKRERLEKEKERLRLQEEQEEKEEEENASGRQEGLLLFEPDPLGLELGVCIQELVKVFPGGSRPAVDRLSLNFYEGQITSFLGHNGAGKTTTLSILTGLFPPTSGSAYIYGRDIRTDMDTVRSSLGMCPQYNILFNHLTVEEHILFYSLLKGRTHAEAQKEVEDMLVDLGLPHKREDEAQNLSGGMQRKLSVAMAFVGGSKVVILDEPTSGVDPYSRRSIWDLLLKYRSGRTVILSTHHMDEADLLSDRIAIISKGQLHCCGSPLFLKNCFGAGFYLTLVRRIKDLKKKENDCDCASDCSCTCSICTRHKDQSQNLCLTAERVLEGNLESISGLIHHHVPDAKLIEAIGQELTFLLPSRCFKHRAYASLFRELEETLADMGLSSFGISDTSLEEIFLKVTADGEALASNPATAEDWMLQRRKKEAGVDEERYDAMQANSVTLHAASDCSAGKGSRQVKGASLILKQFHALLVKRFHHAIRSRKDFVAQIVLPASFILIALIFTTIVPPFGEYPSLTLSPWMYGPQVFFFSNEKPLDPTMRHFVERFLRQPGLGTRCMQGEPLGLPCDHEPSEWQRPDVDAVTSNILQSPEWNQRNPSPSCLCSSSRKLTMMPICPAGAGGLPPVQRLEATGDTLMDLTERNISDFLVKTYPSVIRTSLKSKYWVNEQRYGGLSIGGQLPILDVEPRDIENVFRQLGRMLNITAGPHSRVALRELGPFLRYMESEFNVKVWYNNKGWHAMVAFMNVANNAILRAFLPTSAKPIEFGITALNHPLNLTKEQLSEVTVLTTSVNAVVAICVIFAMSFIPASFVLYLIQERASQAKHLQFVSGVSPFIYWLSNFFWDMVNYSISAAMVVVIFVAFDKKCYTSPANLPALVALLLLYGWSVTPMMYPMSYLFNIPSTAYVSLSCINLFIGINSSAVTFILELFENNRSLLMFNKWLKKGLLVFPHFCLGRGLIDMAMNQAVTDVYARFGEEHTDNPFRWDFIGRNVCFMAAEGFIFFAFNLLIQYRFFLDHWLSDRKRSPAADEDDDVACERRRIYDGGSKSDILQIQDLTKTYVGSKRVAVDGICVGVPAGECFGLLGVNGAGKTTTFKMLTGDTDVSSGDATVVGYSILKEILDVHQNMGYCPQFDAIDELLTGREHLYLYARLRGVPEDEIPRVAEWGIQKLGLSEYAGRCAGTYSGGNKRKLSTAIAMIGCPALVLLDEPTTGMDPHSRRFLWNAILSVIRDGRAVVLTSHSMEECEALCTRLAIMVNGTFKCLGTIQHLKYKFGDGYVLTMKLKAAKAGAPPDLEPVEAFMESSFPACVRREKHYNTLQYHIASSSLARIFQLVVSNKERLGIQDYSVSQTTLDQVFVNFAKQQTAEDDVVTLQRRGVGARKDVKIAPVKRKT
- the LOC119137577 gene encoding retinal-specific phospholipid-transporting ATPase ABCA4-like isoform X3, with the translated sequence MKTGSQIRLLLWKNWTLRKRQKIRFLVELLWPVLLFVGLVWLRKANPLYQQHECHFPNKAMPSAGVLPWIQGIFCNANNPCFRHPTRGESPGVVSNYNNSILSRFYTDILEMFSDTEVHQLRRMWHEVSAFSDFMDTLRNNPGGVSGRGLKIEDILKDDELLTAFLLRDAELPQSVVYQLTNAEIRIEQFASGIPDLQLKDIACSQALLERFIIFPSRHGLHSVRNAMCALSQQRLQKIEDALYANVDFFKIFQLLPRIMDGSSEGVDLRQWGRVLRASSERIRELMQRNNSRALIKAVTSLFGDGGPASFSELTASTSSLFCGYPEGGGARVLSFNWYEDNNYKVFLGVNNSRARDTYVYDYTTTGFCNSLMETLESNPVTKVVWNSVKPLLMGKILYTPDSPAVRKILKSANTTFEELERLRNIAKMWEEVGPQLWAFFHNSVQMNVIRDTLANPTVMNFVDTSLEDANVTTRDILNFLYSGSEEWRQAGMSGFDWRNIFNVTDQIMHTINRYAECITLDKFVAYTDESQMIHQALYLLEENKFWAGVVFADIYPWTTSLPPHVKYKIRMDIDAVERTNKVKDRYWDPGPRADPVEDQRYIWGGFAYLQDMIEHGIIKVHTGHDWPLGVYVQQMPYPCYVDDLFMITLNRCFPMFMVLAWIYSVSMTVKSIVLEKELRLKETLKAMGVANGVLWCTWFIDSFVTMAASTMLLTSIIVGGKVLNYSDPVLVYLFLLTFTVATIMQCFLMSVFFNKANLAAACSGVLYFTLYLPHVLCFAWQDRLTVNIKMAASLLSQVAFGFGTEYLSRYEEQGVGLQWDNIQTSPLEKDNYSFLTSIFMMALDAILYGILAWYLDNVFPGQYGIGRPFYFPLQPSYWHKSSSAAAATDDLVAPEADNAEKDPENGGTPAHTVNTCNGSASRKTCKHQSKRERLEKEKERLRLQEEQEEKEEEENASGRQEGLLLFEPDPLGLELGVCIQELVKVFPGGSRPAVDRLSLNFYEGQITSFLGHNGAGKTTTLSILTGLFPPTSGSAYIYGRDIRTDMDTVRSSLGMCPQYNILFNHLTVEEHILFYSLLKGRTHAEAQKEVEDMLVDLGLPHKREDEAQNLSGGMQRKLSVAMAFVGGSKVVILDEPTSGVDPYSRRSIWDLLLKYRSGRTVILSTHHMDEADLLSDRIAIISKGQLHCCGSPLFLKNCFGAGFYLTLVRRIKDLKKKENDCDCASDCSCTCSICTRHKDQSQNLCLTAERVLEGNLESISGLIHHHVPDAKLIEAIGQELTFLLPSRCFKHRAYASLFRELEETLADMGLSSFGISDTSLEEIFLKVTADGEALASNPATAERYDAMQANSVTLHAASDCSAGKGSRQVKGASLILKQFHALLVKRFHHAIRSRKDFVAQIVLPASFILIALIFTTIVPPFGEYPSLTLSPWMYGPQVFFFSNEKPLDPTMRHFVERFLRQPGLGTRCMQGEPLGLPCDHEPSEWQRPDVDAVTSNILQSPEWNQRNPSPSCLCSSSRKLTMMPICPAGAGGLPPVQRLEATGDTLMDLTERNISDFLVKTYPSVIRTSLKSKYWVNEQRYGGLSIGGQLPILDVEPRDIENVFRQLGRMLNITAGPHSRVALRELGPFLRYMESEFNVKVWYNNKGWHAMVAFMNVANNAILRAFLPTSAKPIEFGITALNHPLNLTKEQLSEVTVLTTSVNAVVAICVIFAMSFIPASFVLYLIQERASQAKHLQFVSGVSPFIYWLSNFFWDMVNYSISAAMVVVIFVAFDKKCYTSPANLPALVALLLLYGWSVTPMMYPMSYLFNIPSTAYVSLSCINLFIGINSSAVTFILELFENNRSLLMFNKWLKKGLLVFPHFCLGRGLIDMAMNQAVTDVYARFGEEHTDNPFRWDFIGRNVCFMAAEGFIFFAFNLLIQYRFFLDHWLSDRKRSPAADEDDDVACERRRIYDGGSKSDILQIQDLTKTYVGSKRVAVDGICVGVPAGECFGLLGVNGAGKTTTFKMLTGDTDVSSGDATVVGYSILKEILDVHQNMGYCPQFDAIDELLTGREHLYLYARLRGVPEDEIPRVAEWGIQKLGLSEYAGRCAGTYSGGNKRKLSTAIAMIGCPALVLLDEPTTGMDPHSRRFLWNAILSVIRDGRAVVLTSHSMEECEALCTRLAIMVNGTFKCLGTIQHLKYKFGDGYVLTMKLKAAKAGAPPDLEPVEAFMESSFPACVRREKHYNTLQYHIASSSLARIFQLVVSNKERLGIQDYSVSQTTLDQVFVNFAKQQTAEDDVVTLQRRGVGARKDVKIAPVKRKT